Sequence from the Colletotrichum higginsianum IMI 349063 chromosome 6, whole genome shotgun sequence genome:
cagaagaagaagaagaagaaaaacccAGTCACGGGGGTTACGGTCCAGAGCCTAACAGACATGCCGCTGCCGGAGAAGTCCCGCGTCCCGCCTGCGGCGAAGCCCCGCTTCAGTAACAACTTCGATCCCTACAACTCCAACGCCACCGGCCACCAGCGTCCAGAAAACACCCCGGGCGCGACGACGGGATGGCGGACCAGCCGGGCCCGTAAGCTCTCGGAGCAGTTCGCCAGCGGGAACTCGGGTGGCATTCGCATGAGCGACACCTATGGCGCTGGCAGCGAGGACTTTGACGAGAGACTGAAGATGGTCGTTCCCAAGGACGTgaaggcgagggcgaagatGAGCGTCGCCGATATGCTCGCTCGACCGGGGCTGATGAAGAGCGGCTCCTCCATCTCCGAGGCGGGGTCACTGGCATCCAATACATCTGCTACAGGTGGAAACCCCAAAATGAGTGACGAGGAGATACTCGAGGCTCGCCGgagggaggacgaggagaaagcggcgaagaaggccgtcggccgGGGTTTGTTCGACGGCGTCACGGTCTACGTCAACGGGAGTACACACCCCACCATCTCCGATCACAGATTGAAGCGCGTGCTGGTCGAGAACGGCGCGCGGGTGTCCATCCACCTCGGCCGGAGGCAGGTCACGCACGTCATTGTCGGGAGACCGGCAGGCATAGGGTCCGGGGCTGGCGGAGGGCTCGCGGGCGGTAAGCTGGAAAAGGAAGTCCGCAAGATCGGCGGGTGTGCCGTGAAATATGTCGGCGTTGAGTGGTCAGTTCCCTCCGTTTCCTTTTCTCGAAAGCGCTCTCGCTAACGTCCCGTCTAGGATTATGGAGAGCCTGAAGGCGGGGATCAGGCTGCCAGAAGCGCGGTTTTCACCCCTCAAAATTGCCCGGGAAGGCCAAAGGAGCATCTATGGCATGTATGGGAGCCGGTCCATCAAGGCGCCTTCCACGGAGTTGGCAAGTTAAGCAGCCTCCTGTCCAGGATGTTTAAAATGTACGACGACTCTCTAGAGACCGCCTCTATGAGAGGCTCTTTTTTTGATGGAAAGTGTCGGGAATGGGACTGGGGGGCGCAACGACAACCAGGCACGGAGTACGGGCATATGGCGGTTCAGCATACGACGCATTGGTTGGGAGTCATTCGTGTTTTGGGTCGCGTTCTTGAATTACAACATACCCGTAAATTCTCGTCCCGCGACGAACAGACCAGCCTCCGTCGTCGATTTGCCTTGTGACACATCTGGCGCAGAATCTCTGTGGCGATAATCCCACTCACCTCCTTGCCCGACGACCACCAAAGAGTAGCAAGTCACCTTGCCTCCCACTCCACGCCTCGGCCTTGGACAAGAGGGCTACACGCCGGACGGCTCATTGGCAAACATGGTACGACGACGCGACTCGGTACGGGTGTTGCGGGTGTTGCGGGTGTTTGGTATCCCCAGCCCTCGTCCTTTCTGTCACGGCTACAGACTGGCACGCGTTATTAGGACCCATACCGAAAGTCCTCGCACAGGGCCACAACGACGAGGGACCGAGGGGCGGGAGGCGCGGCCCAATGGATCGTGAACGAGAGGAAGGTAATACAGTACGGAACCTGTCGAATTGTCACGAGGCCCTGCGGGCGCGTGTTGCGTGCGGTGACGGTTTTGTGTCGCACAATGAATCTTGCTGGCGGATATCTCTCGTATCTGGGATGCACCATTTGGAGACCTCGTTCGATCAGGCTCTTGCATCATAACCGAAAAGATGTTGAAGATGGTCTCCTTGGATAGGCGGCTGCCCCTGGCGCTGACAGGATACCTTGGAATACACGAGGGCCTATTTGTGTCCCCCGAATAAGAAATTTTTGCAAAGGACCCTGACGGAATGGACTGGTCCCTATGCCAAAGAAGACGGACTGGGGGAACGGATGGTCTTCTGGCCATCTGCGATTTTCTGTACTCTTGCTTCCAGACCCTTGTTACCATCCCGTCCATGAAATACAAACTTGTAGCTGGATGGTCGAGTGATGTGAAGAAGACCCGACGATTTCATGTAACAATATGCAGTAGAAAGTATGGATTGCGGTTTTAATCACGCCGTGAAAATGGTTCTGATGAGCCTGCTTGAGGTAGGGGAGTTACATTTCCTACTGGCGTCGCTGGGCAAGCGCCTTTTGCGGGTTGTGCTACACGCTTTCAAGAATGGAATCCTTTTGAGATGGGTGTGTCTGGTGTTTCATTACCATTGATCTCAAGGCACTACTTCTGTGGTGATGGCCACCCTTCATGTGATGGAGGCAGTTCATACTCTAAGAAGCCATCGAACTGTCGATGGCGTGCAAAAAGGATAGGGTCCAAGTTGCCTACCCAAGAGGCATGGTCGCAAGGCATGCTTCCTGTGGATTAGCAGAGCTTCATCGTGGATGGAAACCATTGTTTCCCTGTTGCAATTGCTTCGTCTCCATATAGCCAAACCCAATACTGTCGTCCTCTTGAAATGCTTTTTTGATCACCATGTTCTTCTGAGCCTcccttcatcgtcgttgtGTCGTTGCTTCCTCCACCCAGCTATCCAGCTCGGCTGTAAATTAATGGAACAGATCCAATACCAAAACAGACCAATGCAAACGATATTCTCCTAATTCGTTGAACCAATGACGGTAACGGAACTACAACTGTCCCAAGACAGTACTATTTCAAACATTGACTCAAAAGCATGGGAGAGAACGTAGTAAGCGTGCCAAGGCACAATATCAATGTCTCTGCCGGTTGCTACCGTCGCTATGCATTTATGTACGGGCTTTGAGCCCATTTACAGCTTCGCCCTAGCCTCCGTACTCTTATGCTCGTTCCCCCTAACCTCCCAATACTCCTTCACCTTGGCCTTTGCGACCTCCACCGccccggcgtcctcgactgTGCTAGGCACCTGCACCTCCTTGTCGAAGTCGCCGTGCACCGCGTTCTCCAGCAGCTCTCTCAGGACGCGCCGCAGCGTCTTGCCGCTCCGCGTCTTGGGGAtcatccccttcccctggACGAGCCCGCCCAGCGTCGCAATGGCGCCGACCTGCGATCGCACGAGCGCgttgacctcgtcggcgatcTTCGTGTCGGGCACTGCCGAGGCCGGGTGCTCAGGCGTCGACAGCGTGATGAAGGCGAATGGCACCTGGCCCTTGAGCGCGTCGGGGATGCCCACCACgcaggcctcggcgacgaggggaTGCGAGGTTATGGCCTGTTCGAGGCCACCTGCGGGGTTTTAGCATCGGGAGTACTTCAAGCTGAGGGCTTCAAGGGAAAGGACGGTTGACTCACCGCTCGAGAGCCGATGGGCGCTGACGTTcaggacgtcgtcgttgcgGGACATGACATTGACGtagccctcggcgtcgataTAGCCCGCGTCCCCAGTGTCAAGCCACTTTCCGTCAAAACGCTTCAGGTATCCTTTATAAAACCGCTCTTCGTCCCGCCACAGCGTCCTGAACGCCGTAGGAGCGAGGGGTAGTCCCAGTACGATGTTGCCCATTGTGCCCCTGGAAAcctcgttgccgtcgtcgtccacgaTCCGTACGTCGAACCCGGGCATGCCTTTGCCGGCACTGCCCGGCTTGATcttggggggagggtggtCCCGAACATCCGTCCCCCGGTCTTTGCCGGCGTGCGGTACCAGAGCCCTCCCGGTGATGGGTGAGCCCGCCTCCGTCGACCACCAGTTGTCCACGACGTGGGCGTCGGTGGCGCAGTAGTTTTCGAGAAGCTCCTGATacatggtgatgatggccggCTCGGAAcgctcgccggcgaggaaaAGCGCATTGAGCGTTCTGAGGCCACCCCTTTCTCCGGCCTGCCTGAAGAACTTATTCTCGGGATCGTCGCGCTTGATGGCTCTCAGGGCCGTGGGGGCCGTGAACATGGTGTTGACCTTGTACTCCTCCACAACGCGCCAAAAAGCCGAGGCGTCCGGGGTCCCCACCGGTTTGCCTTCGTAGAgaacggtggcggcgccCGTTAACAAGGGGGCATATGCGATATAGCTGTGACCGACAACCTGTGCCACTGTCAGAGATAGCCCATATGCATAAACGACTTTTGCAGCAACATACCCAGCCAATATCGGACGCTGTGAAGGACACACACCCAGGGCCGTGAATGTTGAAGAGATAACTAATGGAAAGGTGCAAGCCCACGGCGTGCCCGGCAGCATCCCTCAACACCCCCTTGGGCGACCCTGTCGTCCCCGAGGTGTGGATGATGTAGATCGGATCTGTCGACTTGACCGGCACGCAGTCAGCCCTGACGCCCCTCGCGCGGCAGCTATTAACGATGCTCTGCCAGTTCCGCTCGCCGTCGTTCCTCCGGATGGGGTGCCAGCGCACCTGCTCGCGCTGCCAGACGATGACCTTGTCGGGCTTGTGCGTGGAGATGCGGcaggcctcctcgacgaggggcTTGTAGCTCATGGGCGGCTTGttgccgtcgatgccgcaCGAGGCTGTCAGGATGGCCACGGGCTGGGAGGCTTCTATGcgctgggcgagggcgttgGGGGCGAAACCACCAAAGACCACGGCGTGGATGGCGCCCagacggccggcggcgaggattCCAATTAACGCCGCGGGGATCATTGGCACTGGGTCGTGTGTGAGCCTGTCTCGAAGCTTATCTCGTATTGTTCTGACGAGGATGAGACTTACTGTAAACCAAAACGACGTCGCCTTTCTTTACGCCTTCCTCCCGCAGCGCTCCGGCAAGCACCTCAACCTCGTCAAGTAGCTGTTTGTACGTAATTGTCTGTTTTGTGTTGGTAACGGGGCTGTCGTAGAAGATCGCCGGGGCATCGCCTTTGCCGTCGTGGACGTGGCGGTCGACGCAGTTGAAGCAGGTCGAGATCTCGCCGTCCGGGAACCATTCCCATGTGTCGTGTGTGATGCCGCCCTTGAGCGTCTTTTTGGAGACTTTCAATGCGGACGAGGGTTTCTTGTGCCAGTGCAGATGCTCGGCCTGGTGGGCCCAGAACCCCTCGGGGTCCTCGAGGGAACGGCGCAGGACCTCGTCTTGAGGGTGTAAGTCGCCCATCGCAGAAGCGGTGCAATGACTTTGCTGGATAAAACAAATTGCAAATGAGGTTGTGAGACAACGAGGGTACAATCAAGGCCGGCACGCGATGGATATATTTCACACGAGGACACCACCAACACGAAAGTCTGGGACCAGTAAAATGTCGGTCTCGGGTCTTTGAATTGGGCGGCTGGAAGAATGTCTTGAAGTCGAAACAAAAGTTGGGATACAAGACATGGACATCGGTGTGCAGCTGCTTGCTGACTATGGACGGTTGGGGTCGATGACCATGGGGGATGGATGAGGAGGTTTCCCCGCATTCCGTTGACCCGGGGCAAAGGGACCGGCCGTCATTGCCGACCACCACAACATCGACAGCCGAACTTGGCTTCTTTAAATCGGTTGCCACACGGATATGGATTTGTTCCCAACGGCATTTTTTCTTGAAAACATTTCTCGGCTGCGGGGATGGGATAGGAAATGCGTTCCTACTAGGCGAATGTGCGAGGCGCTTTCATGAAGTGACCGGATGGAGTGTGCATACGACAGTTGGCGAAACCCATCATTTGCAATTTTACGAACAAAATACTCGTGAACCCCAAAAGCACTACCAAATTCCACGTGCCTGTCGTTACTGGCTTTCGAACCCAGCATGTGAGGGTCTATTATCGACTCAGTCATGATATCGACGATGAAGCGATACTGATTTTACCCCATAGATCCAGACCCAAGTCATCATCCCGCGATCGCGGTCCCCACTACGGCTCCCCGCAAGACCCATACACTCTGCAgcccccccgcctccccAGAGGAGCTTCGGTGAGGCAGGACGTGAGAGCATGGTTGGCCTGAAAAATGACTCGGCTCTCCGCAACCAGCCTGCCGTCTAATCCTGGACAAAAGAAACCCCGACGGTGGTGAAAGAGCATCGGATGTCGCTACGGGTGTTGATGCCCTCTGAACTACCATGCTATTGCTTGGAGAGCCAAGGGACTCGCAAACGGACTCCATGGCCCCTGACCAGCTCGTTGCCCGACTGATTGCGCGACAAGCCAGACGCAAGGGACAGAAAAGAAAGGTCTAGAAGCccagcaagaagaagaagaagaaagctCAGCCAAGCAAGGGTCTTCGAGGACGATGTATCACACACTCAGCGCCCGGCTCTGTCGGCTGTCGACGAGACAGACGtaggagaagggaaggggtGCCCAGTCTGCCAGAGTTCAGTCATCATGCAGACACCGGTCCAGGCAAAGACTAtgcctgtgcctgtgcctgtTTGCCCAGGGAAGACCCCAGGACACAGATGCATCTGAACGTTCCGTGTTCCCCTCGACCCTGTATGCTCTTGACATTCGTGGAAATCCTGTCAATGGCGATCGGCATAGAAAAACCCAGAGGGGTTGTTAATCTCGCTTGGATCCATCTCGTATCTTGTTGCGgttttttgttgttgttgttgttgttgttgcatcgGGGTCTTTCTTATCTCTTATGCGCATATACGTGTAGTGTTGTATCCGTACCCGTCGTGAGAGTGAGTGCAGACGAACGGGTACTGGAATACCTTttggggaaaaaaaggaaacTCTCTTCGGATCATCCCATATCATCGTAGCCACTGAACAATACCCTTGTTTGCCATCCTTTGGAATGCGGACAATGCCACAGATTACTGTCCATGAAAATCTGGGAACCAATCAGTTCACCCCCCCTATCAAACACAGGACGGAATAAGAGCAAACGCGGTCTGGCCCGAAAATTGCTCAGCAGTGGTCCACACTCACAAGACACAAACCCACGGCAACAGCGCGGCGCACGCCCAAGCGCTGTAGGATGCAGGTACGGCGCACGAGGAcaaagggaaaaggggacCTGTAAGCATTGGACGGTCGGTTCCCctggaagaaaaaaaccgGGCCCCACGCCACACCCACCTGCAACCACCACCCTCCTTTTCAGGAACCAGTAAACAAAACAACCTTAATCAAGGCGATGCAACGACATCTCAGCTCATCTCCAGGCTTCGTCCACCCCTACCGTCACTCATCCTTGGGTAAGGCGATTGGCGTGACGTGTCTGACTCTCTTGCATGCCCCTCCCCCGAGGAATGCGGCACGGCAAGACGGCCGTCAGTCGCCCCTCAAAAACGCATCCATACAACACTCGTTCCTACGAGCCTTCCAAGAAGGGCGCCCAGCGCAAGCGAAATGAAGCCGCGAACTCATCCCCCCCATCGCTCTCAcccactctctctcccactctcaGTCACTGCTATTCCACTACCCACCCGTACGGACACACAGCCCGTGTTCATCTTCCGCCCGGCGCTCAGGTTTAGACCATTCATCcggttttcttctttcctgccCCCACCAAACTTATTTTTGTACACGATTTCCCCAGTGTTAGCGCAAATGGAACTTCCCCCCGAGGGACCGAGTGTGGGTGATTACCAAAGCACGGGACGCAACGTCGAGAGTGACGCAGATGGCGCTTCTTCCTCAAACGGGCCCGCCGTGGAAAATTGGGCCATTGGTGTctcgcccccctcctccaatATTGGCGAACGCGCGAGGATGACATGGCGCTCAGTCTCAATGGAGAAACTTTGTTTTGTCAAATGCTCAGTAGTAGGAAGTTTCAGCATGAACCGTGGCAGGCGTTGAACACCTGCGACGACGAATCCGTAATCATGGCGGTCGACGCAGCCCCCATCCGGCCGGCGTCTCCGCTTCCTCAGAAAGGTCGCGGACTACGACATCTGCAAAGTATAGCCCCGGAGTTGACAGTGGTAAGGGGAAATCGTCATCTTCACGCATATCACGTTGAACAGAGAGTTTTGGTTGCTGGACCAAAACCGGTCTCTCGGCAATGTTGCCATATCCCAGAGTGCTTCTACGGAAAGACATTGGAGGTGTGACAAAGGACCATAAAAACATTCAGCAAGTTTGCTCGTCTCCCCCGAAAGAGCCAGGGCTCAGGATGCTCGCCCGCAACGTCAACCTAATCGACATGAAGAGAATGTGCACAAGGACAGATGGTAGAATCTTTGGTTGTGACGGGCGAACATTCACAGAAGCAAAAGCGTGCGCGCTTCAATCGGGAGAAGAATATAAGTGAAATTGGGACTTTGTCAACAAGTAATCTGCCGTGAGGGGGAACAAATACAACAGAATAACCTATCATGGTCGCATTATATTCCCGTTAAGCCCCCCGAGAAAAAAAAGTGGTATATACCGCCGCACGGGGAAATGCTCCTCGTGGGCGATGGACGGAGTACCGTAGCCAAGAACCGTTTGTAGGGCCTGTAAAGCAAGTACATGAAGTTGCAATATCGACAGGGTTGTGTGAGCTGCGATGGCTTGGCCATGCCTCAAGGGAGGCACTCCATGGCGCCATGCAGGCAAGAAAATGTACCAGGTATTCTTCCGTGGGCGCGTCGCTTCGCTCCGTCGTTTTTGGTCCTCCCAAGCTCAGTCTGAGGAGATACTTCACTCCCCAAACTCCCGTCCGTAGCATcaacgaaaaaaaaaacccccatCCACCCAGTTGGTTGGATGTTTCACAAGCGCGCTCCAGTCATAAGGTGTCGTAGGCTCCCACGAATCACGAGATTATCGTATGCCCAAGATCGCAGGGGGAGACGTGGATGGCGGGACGTGAAAATGGTTGATTTAGAGAACGAAAGCAGCGAGACCGAGGACACCGGCCAAGCCGGCAccggagagggcggcggccttgccggcaccggcggtgGGGACCGAGATGGGCTTGGTGGGAGTGATAgcggcggtgccggcaaTGGTGGTCTT
This genomic interval carries:
- a CDS encoding AMP-binding enzyme; translated protein: MGDLHPQDEVLRRSLEDPEGFWAHQAEHLHWHKKPSSALKVSKKTLKGGITHDTWEWFPDGEISTCFNCVDRHVHDGKGDAPAIFYDSPVTNTKQTITYKQLLDEVEVLAGALREEGVKKGDVVLVYMPMIPAALIGILAAGRLGAIHAVVFGGFAPNALAQRIEASQPVAILTASCGIDGNKPPMSYKPLVEEACRISTHKPDKVIVWQREQVRWHPIRRNDGERNWQSIVNSCRARGVRADCVPVKSTDPIYIIHTSGTTGSPKGVLRDAAGHAVGLHLSISYLFNIHGPGCVSFTASDIGWVVGHSYIAYAPLLTGAATVLYEGKPVGTPDASAFWRVVEEYKVNTMFTAPTALRAIKRDDPENKFFRQAGERGGLRTLNALFLAGERSEPAIITMYQELLENYCATDAHVVDNWWSTEAGSPITGRALVPHAGKDRGTDVRDHPPPKIKPGSAGKGMPGFDVRIVDDDGNEVSRGTMGNIVLGLPLAPTAFRTLWRDEERFYKGYLKRFDGKWLDTGDAGYIDAEGYVNVMSRNDDVLNVSAHRLSSGGLEQAITSHPLVAEACVVGIPDALKGQVPFAFITLSTPEHPASAVPDTKIADEVNALVRSQVGAIATLGGLVQGKGMIPKTRSGKTLRRVLRELLENAVHGDFDKEVQVPSTVEDAGAVEVAKAKVKEYWEVRGNEHKSTEARAKL
- a CDS encoding BRCA1 C Terminus domain-containing protein, translated to MPLPEKSRVPPAAKPRFSNNFDPYNSNATGHQRPENTPGATTGWRTSRARKLSEQFASGNSGGIRMSDTYGAGSEDFDERLKMVVPKDVKARAKMSVADMLARPGLMKSGSSISEAGSLASNTSATGGNPKMSDEEILEARRREDEEKAAKKAVGRGLFDGVTVYVNGSTHPTISDHRLKRVLVENGARVSIHLGRRQVTHVIVGRPAGIGSGAGGGLAGGKLEKEVRKIGGCAVKYVGVEWIMESLKAGIRLPEARFSPLKIAREGQRSIYGMYGSRSIKAPSTELAS